The following coding sequences are from one Mesorhizobium onobrychidis window:
- a CDS encoding tetratricopeptide repeat protein, whose translation MFRERHSFFWRALTGVIVLLAMASCAPVDQNFADCVGQAVGTIRQIEACTQIIESGSGPADKLSTAYFLRGNSWGVKADYDRAIVDFDKALDLNPNNAEYYFYRGVTWSNKHDFSHAIADYNRAIGLAPSVSKYYNSRGLNWAYHGDDIRAIADFDQAIRLEPKNAQAYANRGLASTRKNDFDRAIADFDQAISLDAKQGDAYNGRGVAWTHKGDYDRAIADYSQAISLNPKTEYAYTNRGAARAYKGDYQQAIADYDEAISNDPKQAEAYYGRGVARASVNDSDGAFADYEQAITLDPKFVNAYNNRGLLLIEKGEHDRAITDYNQAISLDPKNAIFYSNRGLAWANKGDNGRAIADYNEAIRLDPKFGDAYYNRGNTWTATGDNDRAVADYSQAIRLDPTNAKIYSNRGLALYNKEQYDLAIADFDRAISINPREPIFYNNRGMSWSHKGDGDRAIADFSQAIGLDPKYAYAYRNRGLMRAAKGDYDRGDRRLRSRDRRRCEIRGRLQQPGRCLAKQRLL comes from the coding sequence ATGTTTCGAGAACGGCATAGTTTTTTCTGGCGGGCACTGACGGGCGTTATCGTCTTGCTGGCAATGGCATCTTGTGCCCCGGTTGACCAAAATTTTGCGGACTGCGTTGGTCAAGCCGTCGGGACCATCCGGCAAATCGAGGCCTGCACGCAGATCATCGAGAGCGGGAGTGGACCCGCCGACAAGCTTAGCACCGCCTATTTCCTGCGCGGCAATAGCTGGGGCGTAAAGGCGGACTATGACCGTGCCATTGTCGATTTCGACAAGGCGCTCGACCTCAATCCGAACAATGCCGAATACTACTTTTACCGGGGTGTCACCTGGTCGAACAAACACGATTTCAGCCACGCCATCGCGGATTACAACCGGGCAATCGGCCTCGCTCCCAGCGTCAGCAAATATTATAACAGCCGTGGCTTGAACTGGGCATACCACGGGGATGATATTCGTGCCATCGCTGACTTCGATCAGGCGATCCGCCTCGAGCCCAAAAACGCCCAAGCCTATGCCAATCGGGGTCTCGCCTCGACACGCAAAAACGATTTTGATCGTGCCATCGCCGATTTCGACCAGGCGATCAGCCTCGATGCGAAACAGGGCGACGCCTACAATGGTCGAGGGGTGGCCTGGACACACAAAGGCGATTACGACCGCGCCATCGCCGACTATAGCCAAGCGATCAGCCTCAATCCCAAAACCGAATATGCCTATACGAATCGAGGCGCTGCTAGGGCCTACAAGGGCGACTATCAACAGGCAATCGCCGACTATGACGAAGCGATCAGCAATGATCCGAAGCAGGCCGAAGCCTATTATGGGCGAGGCGTAGCTCGAGCCAGCGTAAATGACAGTGACGGCGCCTTCGCCGACTATGAACAGGCAATCACGCTCGATCCGAAATTCGTAAACGCCTACAACAACCGAGGACTGCTGTTAATTGAGAAGGGCGAGCACGACCGCGCCATTACAGACTACAACCAGGCGATCAGCCTCGATCCGAAAAATGCCATCTTCTATTCCAACCGAGGTCTGGCGTGGGCCAATAAGGGCGACAATGGCCGTGCCATCGCCGACTATAACGAAGCGATCAGGCTCGATCCGAAATTTGGCGATGCCTACTACAACAGAGGCAACACCTGGACAGCAACGGGCGACAACGACCGCGCCGTTGCCGACTACAGCCAAGCAATTCGGCTCGATCCGACTAATGCCAAGATCTACAGCAACCGCGGCTTGGCCTTGTACAACAAGGAGCAATACGACCTCGCCATTGCCGATTTTGACCGGGCGATCAGCATCAATCCGAGGGAGCCAATCTTCTACAACAACCGAGGTATGTCCTGGTCACACAAGGGCGACGGCGACCGAGCGATCGCTGATTTTTCTCAAGCGATCGGCCTCGACCCGAAATACGCATACGCTTACCGGAATCGAGGCCTGATGCGAGCCGCGAAGGGCGACTATGACCGCGGCGATCGCCGACTACGATCACGCGATCGGCGCCGATGCGAAATACGCGGACGCCTACAACAGCCGGGGCGCTGCCTTGCTAAGCAAAGGCTACTATGA
- a CDS encoding sigma-54-dependent transcriptional regulator, with product MTNDDAAPVILIDDDSDLLKATAQTLELAGFSVLAFSVAAEALARLDAGFAGVVVSDIRMPQIDGLQLFDRILRLDADIPVILVTGHGDIAMAVKAIKDGAYDFITKPFAADRLVQSVRRAAEKRGLVMENRALREAAGEAQDGLPLIGQTPAMERLRRTLRQIADTDVDVLVTGETGSGKEVVASLLHRWSRRAKGNFVALNCGTLPETVIESELFGHEAGAFTGAQKKRIGRIEHASGGTLFLDEIESMPVSTQVQMLRVLEMREVTPLGTNEMRPVDLRVVAAAKVDLGDPHQRGTFREDLYYRLNVVTISIPPLRERRDDVALLFFYFAERAAARFRRPVPAVPASVHRHLREHDWPGNVRELAHFAERFVLGLEEGAGAPSPAPTQPDAAMKLPERLERYEADIIRETLGRNEGDVRRTIEALGIPRKTFYDKLQRHGIVRSEFSR from the coding sequence ATGACGAACGACGACGCAGCGCCGGTCATCCTGATCGATGACGACAGCGACCTTCTCAAGGCCACCGCGCAGACGCTTGAGCTTGCCGGCTTTTCGGTATTGGCTTTTTCGGTGGCGGCCGAGGCGCTGGCCAGGCTCGACGCCGGTTTTGCCGGCGTGGTGGTGTCGGATATCCGGATGCCTCAGATCGACGGCTTACAACTTTTCGACCGCATCCTGCGGCTGGACGCGGACATTCCGGTCATCCTCGTCACCGGGCATGGCGACATTGCGATGGCGGTCAAGGCGATCAAGGACGGCGCCTATGACTTCATCACAAAACCCTTCGCCGCCGACCGGCTGGTGCAGAGCGTGCGCCGCGCCGCGGAAAAGCGCGGCCTGGTCATGGAAAACCGCGCCTTGCGCGAGGCGGCCGGAGAGGCGCAGGACGGCCTGCCGCTGATCGGCCAGACGCCGGCAATGGAAAGGCTGCGCCGCACGCTGCGCCAGATCGCCGACACCGATGTCGACGTGCTGGTGACCGGCGAAACCGGTTCCGGCAAGGAGGTGGTGGCCAGCCTTCTGCATCGCTGGAGCCGCCGCGCCAAGGGCAATTTCGTCGCGCTGAATTGCGGCACGCTGCCGGAGACGGTCATCGAGAGCGAATTGTTCGGCCATGAGGCGGGCGCCTTCACCGGCGCGCAGAAGAAGCGGATCGGCCGCATCGAACATGCCAGCGGCGGCACGCTGTTCCTCGACGAGATCGAAAGCATGCCGGTCTCGACACAGGTGCAGATGCTGCGCGTGCTGGAGATGCGCGAGGTCACGCCGCTCGGCACCAACGAAATGCGACCCGTCGACCTGCGCGTCGTTGCGGCCGCCAAGGTCGATCTCGGCGACCCGCACCAGCGCGGCACGTTCCGCGAGGACCTCTACTACCGGCTCAACGTGGTGACGATCTCCATCCCGCCGCTGCGCGAGCGCCGCGACGACGTCGCCCTGCTGTTCTTCTATTTCGCCGAGCGCGCCGCCGCCCGCTTCCGGCGCCCGGTGCCGGCGGTGCCGGCCTCGGTGCACCGCCATCTCAGGGAGCATGACTGGCCGGGCAATGTGCGCGAACTCGCGCATTTCGCCGAGCGGTTTGTGCTTGGATTGGAGGAAGGTGCCGGAGCGCCATCCCCTGCCCCAACCCAGCCGGATGCCGCCATGAAGCTGCCGGAGCGGCTGGAGCGCTACGAGGCCGACATCATCCGCGAGACGCTTGGCCGCAACGAGGGCGATGTCAGGCGCACGATCGAAGCGCTGGGGATTCCGCGCAAGACCTTCTACGACAAGCTCCAGCGCCACGGCATCGTGCGCAGCGAGTTTTCCAGATAA
- a CDS encoding sensor histidine kinase, which translates to MHKWVMLQRPAAALPSTPEQLGRRARHAWLLFAAIALAIATAALYGAGLYGRTTEVGALAAQGRTDANLKVALLRAVLESPRALPLLLSEDQQVRDALAQKHAAAIDVLNRKLEGLVSGTKASVLYVIGTDGLAIASSNWREPISFVGNDYRFRDYFSGAMQSGTAEYFALGNVSKRPGLYISRRVGDAAAPLGVVVVKAEFDQLEADWHEANRPAYVSDEHGVVLITSVPSWRFMTTTRLAGPDLAAIQDSQQFGDALLMPLPITRPQALSPDMSIVHAVTPGGSDAEYLRLSTPVPSTPWRLDYLVPAEAPIAAAVREMRLLALGVIVPLLGLAAYLLWRRQSAQMRIAAEQAARTELERRVVERTEDLSRARDRLQAEISGHRSTEAKLQVVQQDLVQANRLAILGQVAAGVAHEINQPVATIRAYADNARVFLDRKQTAPAEENLGAIAALTERIGTITEELKAFARKGRTAAEPVELRGVIEGAVVLLRSRFAGRLDALAIDLPPPSLKVMGNRVRLEQVLINLFQNALEALEGRDDAHVRVSVEDTADSVTVGVSDNGSGIPPGILRSLFTPFNTSKEKGLGLGLVISKDIVADYGGRIEVSSNDSGTRFTIHLLKAA; encoded by the coding sequence ATGCACAAATGGGTGATGCTGCAACGCCCCGCCGCTGCCTTGCCGTCGACGCCCGAGCAACTCGGCAGGCGAGCGCGCCATGCCTGGCTGCTGTTTGCGGCCATCGCCCTTGCGATCGCCACGGCCGCACTTTACGGCGCCGGTCTCTATGGCCGCACCACGGAGGTCGGGGCGCTGGCGGCGCAAGGCCGCACCGATGCCAATCTGAAGGTCGCGCTGCTGCGCGCCGTGCTGGAAAGCCCACGCGCCCTGCCCCTGCTGCTGTCGGAAGACCAGCAGGTCCGAGACGCGCTGGCGCAGAAACACGCCGCTGCAATCGATGTGCTGAACCGCAAGCTCGAAGGGCTGGTCTCCGGCACCAAGGCTTCGGTGCTCTATGTCATCGGCACCGACGGGCTGGCGATCGCCTCCAGCAACTGGCGCGAGCCGATCAGCTTCGTCGGCAACGACTACCGCTTCCGCGATTATTTCTCCGGGGCGATGCAATCCGGAACCGCCGAATATTTTGCGCTCGGCAATGTCAGCAAACGCCCCGGCCTCTACATCTCGCGACGCGTCGGCGATGCTGCCGCACCGCTCGGCGTCGTCGTCGTCAAGGCGGAGTTCGACCAGCTCGAAGCCGACTGGCACGAGGCGAACCGCCCGGCCTATGTCAGCGACGAGCATGGCGTCGTCCTGATCACCAGCGTGCCGTCCTGGCGCTTCATGACGACGACACGGCTTGCCGGGCCTGATCTTGCCGCCATCCAGGACAGCCAGCAGTTCGGCGATGCACTGCTGATGCCATTGCCGATCACGCGCCCGCAGGCGCTTAGCCCGGACATGTCGATCGTCCATGCCGTGACGCCCGGCGGCAGCGATGCGGAATATCTCAGGCTTTCCACGCCGGTTCCTTCGACCCCCTGGCGGCTCGACTATCTCGTCCCGGCCGAGGCGCCGATCGCCGCCGCGGTCCGTGAAATGCGGCTCCTTGCGCTCGGCGTCATCGTTCCGTTGCTCGGCCTTGCTGCGTATCTGTTGTGGCGTCGGCAGTCGGCGCAGATGCGGATCGCAGCCGAACAGGCGGCGCGCACCGAGCTTGAACGCCGCGTCGTCGAACGGACCGAGGATCTGAGCCGCGCCCGCGACCGGCTGCAGGCCGAGATATCAGGCCACCGCAGCACCGAGGCCAAGCTGCAGGTGGTGCAGCAGGACCTTGTCCAGGCCAACCGCCTCGCCATCCTCGGCCAGGTTGCCGCCGGCGTCGCCCATGAGATCAACCAGCCGGTCGCCACCATCCGCGCCTATGCCGACAACGCCCGCGTCTTCCTCGACCGCAAGCAGACTGCGCCTGCCGAGGAAAACCTCGGCGCCATCGCAGCACTTACCGAACGCATCGGCACCATCACCGAGGAGTTGAAGGCCTTTGCCCGCAAGGGCCGCACCGCTGCCGAGCCTGTCGAGTTGCGCGGTGTCATCGAGGGCGCCGTGGTGCTCTTGAGAAGCCGCTTCGCCGGCCGGCTCGACGCCCTGGCCATCGACCTGCCGCCACCGAGCCTCAAGGTCATGGGCAACCGGGTCCGGCTCGAACAGGTGCTGATCAACCTCTTCCAGAACGCGCTTGAAGCGCTGGAAGGCCGCGACGACGCTCATGTGCGGGTTTCGGTCGAGGACACGGCGGACAGCGTGACGGTCGGCGTGTCCGACAACGGCTCGGGCATTCCGCCAGGGATTCTCAGATCGCTGTTCACGCCGTTCAACACCTCTAAGGAAAAAGGCCTCGGTCTTGGCCTCGTCATCTCGAAAGATATCGTCGCCGATTATGGCGGACGCATCGAGGTTTCGAGCAACGACAGCGGCACCCGCTTCACCATCCATCTCTTGAAAGCAGCGTAA
- a CDS encoding dicarboxylate/amino acid:cation symporter gives MQTAFAAAEPRGKLPFYRHLYVQVLAAIAAGVLLGHFYPETGEAMKPFGDAFIKLVKMVIAPVIFLTVATGIAGVSDLQKVGRVAGKAMIYFLTFSTLALVVGLVVSNVVQPGAGMHVDPATLDATQVATYAEKAHDTSIVGFLLNIIPDTITGAFAKGDILQVLFFSVLFGLALALVGDRGRPVVDFLQALTTPIFRLVAILMKAAPIGAFGAMAFTIGKYGIGSIANLAMLIGTFYLTALLFVLVVLGAVARYNGFSILALIRYIKEELLLVLGTSSSEAALPGLMAKMERAGCNRSVVGLVIPTGYSFNLDGTNIYMTLAALFIAQATDTPLTFGDQILLLAVAMLSSKGAAGITGAGFITLAATLSVVPTVPVAGMALILGVDRFMSECRALTNFVGNAVATVVVARWEGELDQTKFAAAMAGDLPEEADLSLPGLQAA, from the coding sequence ATGCAGACAGCATTCGCTGCCGCCGAGCCGCGCGGCAAACTTCCCTTCTACCGGCATCTCTATGTGCAGGTGCTGGCGGCGATCGCCGCCGGCGTGCTTCTCGGCCATTTCTATCCCGAAACCGGTGAGGCGATGAAGCCGTTCGGCGACGCCTTCATCAAGCTGGTGAAGATGGTGATCGCGCCGGTGATCTTTTTGACGGTGGCGACCGGCATCGCCGGCGTTTCCGACCTGCAGAAGGTGGGCCGCGTCGCCGGCAAGGCGATGATCTACTTCCTGACATTCTCGACGCTGGCGCTCGTCGTCGGCCTCGTCGTGTCGAACGTCGTGCAGCCGGGCGCCGGCATGCATGTCGATCCGGCCACGCTCGACGCCACGCAGGTGGCGACCTACGCCGAAAAGGCGCACGACACCAGCATCGTCGGCTTCCTGCTGAACATCATCCCCGACACGATCACCGGCGCTTTCGCAAAGGGCGACATCCTGCAGGTGCTGTTTTTTTCGGTGCTGTTCGGGCTCGCCCTGGCACTGGTCGGCGATCGCGGCCGCCCGGTCGTCGATTTCCTGCAGGCACTGACCACGCCGATCTTCCGCCTCGTCGCCATCCTGATGAAGGCCGCACCCATTGGCGCCTTCGGCGCCATGGCCTTCACCATCGGCAAATACGGCATCGGCTCGATCGCCAACCTCGCCATGCTGATCGGCACATTCTACCTGACGGCGCTGCTGTTCGTGCTGGTGGTGCTTGGCGCGGTTGCCCGCTACAACGGCTTCTCGATCCTGGCGTTGATCCGTTACATCAAGGAAGAGCTGCTGCTGGTGCTCGGCACCTCGTCCTCGGAAGCGGCACTGCCGGGCTTGATGGCCAAGATGGAGCGCGCCGGCTGCAACCGCTCGGTGGTCGGGCTGGTCATCCCGACCGGCTATTCCTTCAACCTGGACGGCACCAACATCTATATGACGCTGGCCGCGCTGTTCATCGCGCAGGCGACAGACACGCCGCTCACCTTCGGTGACCAGATCCTGCTGCTCGCCGTCGCCATGCTGAGCTCCAAGGGTGCCGCCGGCATCACCGGTGCCGGCTTCATCACCCTCGCCGCGACGCTCTCGGTCGTACCCACGGTGCCGGTCGCCGGCATGGCGCTGATCCTCGGCGTCGACCGCTTCATGTCGGAATGCCGGGCGCTGACGAACTTCGTCGGCAATGCGGTGGCGACCGTGGTCGTGGCGCGCTGGGAAGGGGAACTCGACCAGACCAAGTTTGCCGCCGCGATGGCCGGCGACTTGCCGGAGGAAGCTGACCTGTCGCTGCCAGGGCTTCAGGCCGCCTGA
- a CDS encoding glycosyltransferase family 2 protein, translating into MQSVPRIPVSIIIPNYNYARFLKRSIDSALEQDYADVEVIVVDDASQDNSTTIMKSYGDRILACPRAQNGGHAAAFNTGFAASSGKIVLFLDADDFLYPTAISRIVDVWDAATAQVQSRLHIVDERQRIKDVFPPPELPFDSGDVMPKLLHKGRYQTTVTSGLAFDRTTLESIMPIPEPEFRQGADGYLATLAPMYGHVRSIDECLGAYRIHGANHSVFGEKLAERARWRVTHDFRRMQALSDQASGIGLTIVPSEAVRHDPVHLEERLASLCADKRQHPVANDSRLALGAAGAVASLEMTASLRRRAVLAAWFLSVGVLPRKMATAVLSWKLDASSRPAFLSRLSKTIRHAMG; encoded by the coding sequence ATGCAGTCTGTTCCGAGAATTCCGGTATCCATCATCATCCCGAACTACAATTACGCGCGTTTTCTCAAACGCAGCATCGACAGTGCCCTGGAGCAGGACTACGCGGATGTCGAAGTCATTGTCGTCGACGATGCATCGCAGGACAATTCCACGACAATCATGAAATCATATGGGGACAGGATCCTCGCCTGCCCGCGAGCGCAAAATGGCGGGCATGCCGCCGCGTTCAACACCGGCTTTGCGGCAAGCTCGGGCAAGATCGTCCTGTTCCTCGACGCCGACGACTTTCTCTATCCGACCGCCATTTCCAGGATCGTCGACGTCTGGGACGCGGCAACCGCCCAGGTGCAGTCCAGGTTGCATATCGTCGACGAACGACAACGCATCAAGGACGTCTTTCCGCCGCCCGAACTGCCCTTCGACAGCGGTGACGTCATGCCGAAACTCCTGCACAAGGGCCGCTATCAGACGACTGTGACCAGCGGGCTGGCCTTTGACCGAACAACCCTCGAATCGATCATGCCGATTCCCGAGCCGGAGTTCCGCCAGGGCGCCGATGGCTATCTTGCAACGCTGGCACCCATGTACGGGCACGTCCGGTCCATCGACGAATGCCTCGGCGCCTACCGGATCCACGGCGCCAACCATTCGGTCTTCGGTGAAAAGCTCGCCGAGCGGGCACGCTGGAGGGTAACCCACGATTTCCGCCGCATGCAGGCGCTGTCGGACCAGGCTTCCGGGATCGGCCTGACCATTGTGCCGTCGGAGGCTGTCCGCCACGATCCGGTCCATCTGGAAGAGCGGCTGGCGTCGCTGTGCGCAGACAAGCGCCAGCACCCCGTGGCCAATGATTCCCGGCTGGCGCTCGGGGCGGCGGGCGCCGTGGCCAGCCTCGAAATGACGGCGTCCCTGCGCCGGCGCGCCGTCCTTGCCGCCTGGTTCCTGTCGGTCGGGGTGTTGCCGCGGAAAATGGCGACGGCGGTGCTGTCGTGGAAGCTTGACGCGTCGTCGAGACCGGCATTCCTTAGCCGTCTGTCGAAGACCATTCGCCACGCCATGGGATAG
- a CDS encoding HigA family addiction module antitoxin has translation MTSYEPKRPIERCPSHPGALLDDIIPATGKTKVEIANLLGISRQQLYDIIREKKPVSPAVAARLGKMFGDGAAIWLRMQAGYDAWHAEREVDVSAIPRLHGA, from the coding sequence ATGACCTCTTATGAGCCGAAAAGGCCGATCGAGCGCTGCCCCTCCCATCCCGGCGCGCTTCTCGATGACATTATTCCCGCAACCGGCAAGACCAAGGTGGAAATCGCCAACCTGCTCGGGATCTCGCGCCAGCAGCTTTACGACATCATCCGTGAGAAGAAGCCAGTGTCGCCGGCTGTCGCCGCCCGTCTTGGAAAGATGTTCGGCGACGGCGCCGCGATCTGGCTCAGGATGCAGGCCGGCTACGATGCCTGGCATGCTGAACGCGAAGTAGACGTCAGTGCCATTCCAAGGCTGCATGGTGCCTGA
- a CDS encoding ABC transporter permease, which yields MPTYRPGPVSLILAALVALFLLLPLLAVIPVSLTPTRMLAMPSGELSLRHYRALIEDPRWINSILLSIRIGVVSSAFSTVLALCFSLGVWMFQPRFTAALVGFVLLPMVVPPVVSAITLYFLLTSISGASSFFGYDTWLGVAMAHAVMTVPFATVLILVSLSQLDRRIDLAARGLGATVWERATRIIMPNIKFGIVTAALLSFVLSWEEIGVTLFITSVNAITLPRLMWMGLRDNIDPAIAALSVILIIITVLVLAARGAVVRLRRAQ from the coding sequence ATGCCGACCTACCGCCCGGGCCCCGTCTCGCTGATCCTCGCCGCCTTGGTGGCGCTATTCCTGTTGTTGCCGCTGCTTGCCGTCATTCCGGTGTCGCTGACGCCGACCCGCATGCTGGCGATGCCGTCCGGCGAATTGTCGCTGCGACACTACCGGGCGCTGATCGAGGATCCGCGCTGGATCAACTCGATCCTGCTCTCGATCAGGATCGGCGTCGTCAGCAGCGCCTTTTCCACCGTGCTGGCGCTGTGCTTTAGCCTTGGCGTGTGGATGTTCCAGCCGCGCTTTACCGCCGCGCTGGTCGGCTTCGTGCTGCTGCCGATGGTGGTGCCGCCGGTGGTCTCGGCGATCACGCTCTACTTCCTACTGACCTCGATCTCCGGTGCCAGCTCGTTCTTCGGCTATGACACCTGGCTCGGTGTCGCCATGGCGCATGCAGTGATGACGGTGCCCTTCGCCACGGTGCTGATCCTGGTGTCGCTCAGCCAGCTCGACCGGCGTATCGACCTTGCCGCACGCGGCCTCGGCGCCACCGTGTGGGAGCGCGCCACACGCATCATCATGCCCAACATCAAATTCGGCATCGTCACCGCCGCCCTGCTGTCCTTCGTGCTGTCATGGGAAGAGATCGGCGTCACCCTGTTCATCACCTCGGTCAACGCCATCACGCTACCCAGGCTGATGTGGATGGGCCTGCGCGACAACATCGACCCGGCGATTGCCGCACTCTCAGTGATCCTGATCATCATCACGGTGCTGGTGCTCGCGGCGCGCGGTGCTGTGGTCAGGCTGCGCCGGGCGCAGTAG
- a CDS encoding ABC transporter permease, protein MKAYLSDRMGAALLMAPLLLFLGAAYAWPFFGVVNWSFTLPEPGLGQYGTLLSDPLVQSVFVRTLRIAAIVTIVSVAAAYAITVVWVRGTPAQRVIAEFCILVPFWISVLTRAFGWVALLSNRGLFNTWLQAIGFISEPLTLVRNEFGVIVGMTHFLIPFAVFPLASSMRSLDDRVLLAARGLGSSRMRTFWSVFVPMTRSGIIGSALIVFVFSLGFFVTPAILGGGRSVMVAELIYLRIFQSPDWGLGAAISVVLVLFVGALMALVFRYVRPRQLI, encoded by the coding sequence ATGAAAGCATATCTCTCCGACAGGATGGGCGCGGCGCTGCTGATGGCGCCGCTGCTCCTGTTCCTTGGCGCCGCCTACGCCTGGCCATTCTTCGGCGTTGTCAACTGGAGCTTCACCCTGCCCGAGCCGGGGCTCGGGCAGTATGGCACGCTGCTTAGCGACCCGCTGGTTCAGTCGGTGTTTGTCCGCACGCTGCGCATCGCCGCAATCGTCACGATTGTTTCGGTTGCCGCCGCCTACGCCATCACCGTGGTGTGGGTGCGCGGCACGCCGGCGCAGCGCGTGATCGCCGAGTTCTGCATCTTGGTGCCGTTCTGGATCTCGGTGCTGACGCGCGCCTTCGGCTGGGTGGCGCTGCTTTCCAATCGGGGCCTGTTCAACACCTGGCTGCAGGCGATCGGCTTCATCTCCGAACCGCTGACGCTGGTGCGCAACGAATTCGGCGTCATCGTCGGCATGACGCATTTCCTCATTCCCTTCGCTGTGTTTCCACTGGCGTCTTCGATGCGCAGCCTTGACGACCGCGTGCTGCTGGCGGCGCGCGGGCTCGGTTCCAGCCGCATGCGCACCTTCTGGTCGGTGTTCGTGCCGATGACGCGCTCCGGCATCATCGGCTCGGCGCTCATCGTCTTCGTCTTTTCGCTCGGCTTCTTCGTGACGCCGGCGATCCTCGGCGGCGGCCGCAGCGTGATGGTCGCCGAGCTGATCTATCTCCGCATCTTCCAGAGCCCGGACTGGGGCCTGGGGGCGGCGATCAGCGTCGTACTGGTGCTATTCGTCGGCGCACTGATGGCGCTGGTGTTCCGTTATGTCAGGCCGAGGCAGCTGATCTGA
- a CDS encoding ABC transporter substrate-binding protein: MSETKKHSIETLSARAVRGEISRRQFTQLAALVLAGTPMLLRSTDAFAQAKELVLVNWGGDAITAYDAAYGQAFTKETGITVKMDGSGPTEGAIAAQFKSGAPTWDLVDVDPFSAITLGAQGMLEPIDYSIVDKNKMREGFGWEHAASTYFFSYVIAYDSEKFGSQAPTGMADFFDVTKFPGKRSLYKWGVSSWEAALLADGIAPASLYPLDLKRAHDKIAAFKENVVAYWGGGAESQSVLLDGEASMAIVWSTRASLIEQDSGGKIKFIWDQGLISPGALAVLKGNPGGTDAAMKFIASAQDPEKQLIMFDKLGQGPANPATDALIPADKKRINPVDPENMKKQIPLDMEWYAKNYGAALDEYTKIISA, encoded by the coding sequence ATGAGCGAAACCAAGAAACACTCCATCGAGACACTGTCCGCCAGGGCGGTGCGCGGCGAGATCTCGCGCCGGCAGTTCACGCAGCTGGCCGCACTCGTGCTGGCCGGGACGCCGATGCTGCTGCGCTCGACCGACGCCTTCGCGCAAGCCAAGGAACTGGTGCTGGTCAACTGGGGTGGCGACGCCATCACCGCCTATGACGCGGCCTATGGCCAGGCCTTCACCAAGGAAACCGGCATCACCGTCAAGATGGATGGCTCCGGCCCGACCGAGGGCGCGATCGCGGCGCAGTTCAAGAGCGGCGCCCCGACCTGGGACCTTGTCGACGTCGATCCGTTCTCGGCGATCACGCTCGGTGCGCAAGGCATGCTGGAGCCGATCGACTATTCGATCGTCGACAAGAACAAGATGCGCGAGGGCTTCGGCTGGGAGCACGCCGCCTCGACCTATTTCTTCTCCTATGTCATCGCCTATGATTCCGAGAAATTCGGCAGCCAGGCACCGACCGGCATGGCCGATTTCTTCGACGTGACGAAATTCCCCGGCAAGCGCTCGCTCTACAAATGGGGCGTGTCGAGCTGGGAAGCGGCACTGCTCGCCGACGGCATCGCGCCGGCCTCGCTCTATCCGCTCGACCTCAAGCGCGCGCATGACAAGATCGCCGCCTTCAAGGAAAACGTCGTGGCCTATTGGGGCGGCGGCGCCGAAAGCCAGAGTGTGCTGCTCGACGGCGAGGCTTCGATGGCGATCGTCTGGTCGACCCGCGCCTCACTGATCGAGCAGGATTCCGGCGGCAAGATCAAGTTCATTTGGGACCAGGGCCTGATCTCGCCCGGCGCGCTCGCCGTGCTCAAGGGCAATCCCGGCGGCACGGACGCGGCGATGAAGTTCATCGCCAGCGCCCAGGATCCGGAGAAGCAACTGATCATGTTCGACAAGCTCGGCCAGGGTCCGGCCAATCCGGCCACCGACGCGCTGATCCCCGCCGACAAGAAGCGCATCAACCCGGTCGACCCCGAAAACATGAAGAAGCAGATCCCGCTCGACATGGAGTGGTACGCCAAGAACTACGGGGCAGCACTCGACGAATACACGAAGATCATCTCCGCCTGA